DNA sequence from the Vicia villosa cultivar HV-30 ecotype Madison, WI linkage group LG3, Vvil1.0, whole genome shotgun sequence genome:
aattcgaaccaaatgcggttttttgcggtttcggtttggtttggtttggtttgcggttttctattgggctgGTTTGGTTATGATCACCCATAGTTCAAATGACATAGATTTTCTAAATTAGTCTAATCAAGCCTTCGAAAATGttagacttaggcaaaaaaaactAATGATAAGCTACATGCTCGACTTAGACTTTGCATTTTATAGCAGACCAACTTTAAGCTTGACAAAATCTGGTCactctattttaaattttaaaaaatttagtttcttattttaaatttacaCAATTTTGATTTCCTCATAtttttgcatttaaaattatcggtatttctattttttaaatgacAAGTTACTTGTGAAACAGAACAAATCATCGTATATAAATAAGTTGAATTttatagataaaaatataaataaaaaacgaatatatgattaattttttataaaaaaaataaaaagagactcagactatttgaatttaaattaaagcaccaaaacaatttgaatttaacATAAGAGAATTAATTTCGTAaatcaaacaaaattaaatttttttagttattatttacataaaactcattatttttttatcatatttgaaatattaatataattatttacaattgtaaaataaattttaattatattatattaatttgatcaaataaaacaacgcataattatattttagatatgataatatataattttttaaatttaaaactaattcAAAATCCGTATCTACCAATTTTCTAGAACTAACACTCCCTTTACAACTCATTTTCTTAATTGAtaagaaaaataaagataacattgAAGTTATTTTAacattgatattttaattgtCTCATGATTTCTTCTAtactttatcattattttttcctttatttGTAACGATTTATAAATAGAAAcacacatttttttaatattttatttaaatattttattttaaaaatatgtttttctaaattaaaattatatttaatttattttctatctcattttccataaaaaaacaaccaattaaaattattttttacaaatttctataaaatatattatcttttctaaattaacatttaatataaatttaatttaatttgcttTCTCTCTTAATTTTTCCATAAACAaccatcaattaaaattaatttcacatttttccataaaatatatttaaaaataataaaatttatttatttatagttatAAATAGACTTCAGTATCATCTTCAAGAAAAACACACATCTCTTCAAGAGAACTATTCACTACCTCACTCAATTGTCATACTAGTAGTACTAGTACTTATCTAGTATTAagagtatttatttattttgaaagctTTCATTGATTTGTTTTTTTGGGTTGAGTGAGTGTGACCATTCCCCACTCATATTTAAACCCTTGAAAAACTAAGCACACTATAATATATTCTATATAATCTTCTCTCTCTGTCCCTACTCGGCGCTGAGATAAGAGAAAGAAAATCAACCACCACACACACAAACCCTCAATATTGTGTGTTTGTTTTGTATAGTGTGATGGATAATAAAACCTCTGCAGACTCTTCATCTTCCGATAGAGATAACTATCTCAGACACCTCAACAAGCTTTCTCACAAGATCTCAAAACccattctcaacaacaacaacaacaacaaaaaaacctcTTCCTTCGAACAACAACAACCTCAAATTAATAATCCTCTACACCAAAACCCACAGCATCAACCACCTGTTTACAACATCAACAAAAACGATTTCAGAGACGTTGTTCAAAAACTAACGGGCTCACCTGCGCACGACCGTATCTCAACACCGCCTCCCATTCAGCAACCCAAACAACAAAGCTCCCGTCTTCAACGTATCCGTCCTCCGCCGTTACCTCACATCACTAACCGTCCACCGCCGTTACTTAACAACCGTCCGCATCTTCCGCCGCCGCAGAACTTTAACTTTAACGGTGTTAACTTTAATCAGAGCTTTCCTGGGTTTGGGAGACCCCAAGCGCCGTTATCTCCGTTGCCGCCGTTTCCCACCGTTCACGCCGCCGCTGAATCTCCTATCTCCGCTTACATGCGCGATCTGCAGAATTTTGTTTCCACCATGGATAACAAAAGCTTCTCCGGTTTTTCTCCTTTGCCTCCTCCTCTTCCTGTTTCATCTCATCAACCTCAGccagaacaacaacaaccaccacaacAGGAGGAGCAGGAACAACAGCAAGAGAACCAACCTCCGCCGCAGCAGGTGGTTGCTCCGACTACTCAGCCTCCAGTGCCTCAACCGTTTCAGATGCCGTCTTCTCCAGTTCCTTTCGGATGTTTGAATTCACAGCTTGCATCTTACCCTTTGTTGTCACCTGGTTTACTGTTTTCCCCCAATTCGGCCAATTTAGGGTTTCCTCAGCTTCCGCTTTCTCCCACCGTGCCGGCTCCGAGTCCGCG
Encoded proteins:
- the LOC131660981 gene encoding VQ motif-containing protein 9-like encodes the protein MDNKTSADSSSSDRDNYLRHLNKLSHKISKPILNNNNNNKKTSSFEQQQPQINNPLHQNPQHQPPVYNINKNDFRDVVQKLTGSPAHDRISTPPPIQQPKQQSSRLQRIRPPPLPHITNRPPPLLNNRPHLPPPQNFNFNGVNFNQSFPGFGRPQAPLSPLPPFPTVHAAAESPISAYMRDLQNFVSTMDNKSFSGFSPLPPPLPVSSHQPQPEQQQPPQQEEQEQQQENQPPPQQVVAPTTQPPVPQPFQMPSSPVPFGCLNSQLASYPLLSPGLLFSPNSANLGFPQLPLSPTVPAPSPRWREI